One Pseudomonas tolaasii NCPPB 2192 genomic window carries:
- a CDS encoding DUF1289 domain-containing protein: MTQPAPVRPPKPLFSNVSPAVPSPCISLCRLDEQKVCLGCFRHVEDIREWRSADDARRRVICAEAEQRRAHA; the protein is encoded by the coding sequence GTGACCCAGCCTGCGCCCGTACGCCCGCCCAAGCCGCTGTTCAGCAATGTCAGCCCGGCGGTGCCGTCACCTTGTATCAGTTTGTGTCGCCTCGATGAGCAAAAAGTCTGCCTCGGTTGCTTCCGCCATGTGGAAGACATCCGTGAATGGCGCTCCGCCGACGATGCCCGCCGCCGCGTGATCTGCGCCGAGGCCGAGCAGCGCAGGGCGCACGCCTGA
- the cyaY gene encoding iron donor protein CyaY gives MSLTEARFHDLVDATQQALEDIFDDSGLDVDLENSAGVLTIKFDNGTQLIFSRQEPLRQLWLAARSGGIHFDFDEESGKWQCDKSEELLGEILARLVKEQAGAELDFDEI, from the coding sequence ATGAGTTTGACCGAAGCCCGTTTTCACGACCTGGTGGATGCGACCCAGCAGGCGCTGGAAGATATTTTCGACGACAGCGGCCTGGACGTGGACCTGGAAAACTCGGCCGGCGTGCTGACCATCAAGTTCGACAATGGCACCCAACTGATTTTCAGTCGTCAGGAACCGTTGCGTCAGCTGTGGCTGGCGGCACGTTCCGGTGGCATTCACTTCGATTTCGACGAAGAAAGCGGCAAATGGCAATGCGACAAGAGCGAAGAACTGTTGGGTGAAATCCTCGCGCGCCTCGTCAAGGAACAGGCCGGCGCCGAGCTGGACTTCGACGAGATCTGA
- the lptM gene encoding LPS translocon maturation chaperone LptM — protein MKRLISSLAALVAVACLVSACGQKGPLYLPDDSKDPNEQAQSSQKPSKAHKHDTYE, from the coding sequence ATGAAGCGCCTGATCTCTTCCCTTGCTGCGCTCGTCGCGGTCGCTTGCCTCGTTAGTGCCTGTGGTCAAAAAGGCCCGCTGTACCTGCCCGATGACAGCAAAGACCCGAATGAACAGGCGCAATCGTCGCAAAAGCCATCCAAAGCGCATAAGCACGATACCTACGAATAA
- the lysA gene encoding diaminopimelate decarboxylase, which translates to MDAFNYRDGELFAEGVALSAIAERFGTPTYVYSRAHIEAQYRSFTDALDGVPHLVCYAVKANSNLGVLNVLARLGAGFDIVSRGELERVLAAGGKADKIVFSGVGKTREDMRRALEVGVHCFNIESTDELERLQVVAAEMGVRAPISLRVNPDVDAGTHPYISTGLKENKFGIAIADAEDVYIRAAQLPNLEVLGVDCHIGSQLTTLPPFLDALDRLLALIDRLGECGIYLHHIDLGGGVGVRYRDEEPPLIADYIHAVRERIEGRDLTLMFEPGRYIVANAGVLLTQVEYLKHTEHKDFAIVDAAMNDLIRPALYQAWMNVTAVTPRASEARAYDIVGPICETGDFLAKDRQLALEEGDLLAVHSAGAYGFVMSSNYNTRGRTAEVLVDGDQAFEVRRRETVAELYAGESLLPE; encoded by the coding sequence ATGGACGCTTTTAACTACCGGGACGGCGAGCTGTTCGCGGAAGGCGTGGCGTTGTCCGCGATTGCCGAGCGCTTTGGCACCCCGACCTATGTGTACTCCCGTGCGCATATCGAAGCTCAATACCGTTCGTTCACCGACGCACTCGACGGCGTCCCGCACCTGGTGTGCTACGCGGTCAAGGCCAACTCCAACCTGGGTGTACTGAATGTCCTGGCGCGTCTGGGCGCCGGTTTTGACATCGTCTCCCGTGGCGAGCTGGAACGTGTACTGGCCGCTGGCGGCAAGGCTGACAAGATCGTGTTCTCCGGCGTCGGCAAGACCCGCGAAGACATGCGCCGCGCCCTGGAAGTTGGCGTGCATTGCTTCAACATCGAATCCACCGACGAGCTGGAGCGCCTGCAGGTCGTGGCCGCCGAGATGGGCGTTCGCGCGCCGATCTCCCTGCGCGTCAACCCGGACGTCGACGCCGGTACCCACCCTTACATCTCCACCGGTCTCAAAGAGAACAAGTTCGGCATCGCCATCGCCGACGCCGAGGACGTGTACATCCGCGCCGCCCAGTTGCCAAACCTGGAAGTGCTGGGTGTGGACTGCCACATCGGCTCGCAACTGACGACGCTGCCGCCCTTCCTGGACGCCCTCGACCGCCTGCTGGCGTTGATCGACCGTCTTGGCGAATGCGGCATCTACCTGCACCACATCGACCTCGGTGGCGGCGTGGGCGTGCGTTATCGCGACGAAGAGCCGCCGCTGATTGCCGACTACATTCATGCGGTGCGCGAGCGCATCGAAGGCCGCGACCTGACCCTGATGTTCGAGCCGGGCCGTTACATCGTCGCCAACGCCGGCGTGCTGCTGACCCAGGTCGAGTACCTCAAGCACACCGAGCACAAGGATTTCGCCATCGTCGACGCGGCGATGAACGACCTGATCCGCCCGGCGCTGTACCAGGCCTGGATGAATGTCACCGCCGTGACGCCTCGCGCAAGCGAAGCACGCGCCTATGACATCGTCGGCCCGATCTGCGAAACCGGCGACTTCCTGGCCAAGGATCGTCAGCTGGCCCTGGAAGAAGGTGACCTGCTGGCCGTGCATTCGGCCGGTGCCTATGGGTTTGTCATGAGTTCCAACTACAACACCCGCGGCCGTACCGCCGAGGTGCTGGTGGACGGTGATCAAGCATTTGAAGTGCGTCGCCGCGAGACGGTAGCCGAGTTGTATGCTGGCGAAAGCCTGCTGCCGGAGTAA
- the dapF gene encoding diaminopimelate epimerase → MLLRFTKMHGLGNDFMVLDLVSQHAHIQPKHAKQWGDRHTGIGFDQLLIVEAPSNPEVDFRYRIFNSDGSEVEQCGNGARCFARFVLDKRLTAKRQIRVETKSGVIELDIRSDGQISVNMGAPRLVPADIPFQATEQASSYAVDVDGQIVDLAAVSMGNPHAVLRVNDINNAPVHELGPKIEHHPRFPARVNVGFLQVIDRSRAQLRVWERGAGETQACGTGACAAAVAAISQGWMDSPLLIDLPGGRLSIEWAGPGHPVLMTGPASRVYEGQVRL, encoded by the coding sequence ATGCTGCTGCGTTTTACCAAAATGCACGGGCTGGGGAATGATTTCATGGTCCTGGACCTGGTCAGTCAGCACGCGCACATTCAGCCCAAACACGCCAAACAGTGGGGCGACCGCCATACCGGCATTGGTTTCGACCAATTGCTGATCGTCGAGGCGCCGAGCAACCCGGAGGTGGATTTCCGCTACCGGATCTTCAACTCCGACGGCTCCGAAGTGGAGCAGTGCGGCAACGGTGCCCGCTGTTTCGCCCGCTTTGTGCTGGACAAGCGCCTGACCGCCAAGCGGCAGATCCGCGTCGAGACCAAGAGCGGTGTGATCGAGCTGGATATCCGCAGCGACGGCCAGATCAGCGTCAACATGGGCGCGCCACGCCTGGTGCCGGCGGACATCCCGTTCCAGGCCACCGAGCAGGCGTCCAGCTACGCGGTCGACGTCGACGGCCAGATCGTCGACCTGGCAGCGGTCTCCATGGGCAACCCCCATGCGGTGCTGCGGGTCAATGACATCAACAACGCCCCCGTGCATGAACTGGGGCCGAAGATCGAACACCACCCGCGCTTTCCGGCACGGGTCAATGTGGGCTTCCTGCAGGTGATCGACCGTTCCCGCGCGCAACTGCGCGTATGGGAACGCGGCGCCGGCGAAACCCAGGCCTGCGGTACCGGCGCATGCGCCGCTGCCGTGGCCGCGATCAGCCAGGGGTGGATGGATTCGCCCCTGCTGATCGACCTGCCTGGTGGACGCTTGTCCATCGAATGGGCAGGCCCTGGCCACCCGGTGTTGATGACCGGGCCGGCCTCGCGTGTATACGAAGGACAGGTCCGTCTATGA
- a CDS encoding DUF484 family protein yields MTDKPQVPAHATPSDSLEAAAVAAYLEANPDFFVEHEELLPALRIPHQRGDTVSLVERQMKILRERNIEMRHKLSHLMDVARDNDRLFDKTRRLILTLMDATSLEETVIAVEDSLRQDFQVPFVSLILFSDNPMPVGRWVSGGEAQTAIGGLLSEGKTISGTLREHELDFLFGAEQRKQIGSTAVVALSHQGLHGVLAIASRDPQHYKSSVGTLFLTYIAEVLGRVLPRFTTALRAVR; encoded by the coding sequence ATGACCGATAAGCCTCAAGTACCCGCACACGCAACCCCGAGCGACAGCCTGGAGGCCGCTGCAGTCGCGGCGTACCTTGAGGCTAATCCGGACTTCTTCGTCGAACACGAAGAACTGCTGCCGGCCCTGCGCATTCCTCACCAGCGCGGCGACACCGTGTCGCTGGTGGAGCGGCAGATGAAGATCCTGCGCGAGCGCAATATCGAGATGCGCCACAAGCTCTCGCACTTGATGGACGTTGCTCGCGACAACGACCGACTTTTCGACAAGACCCGCCGCCTGATTCTGACACTGATGGACGCCACCAGCCTGGAAGAAACAGTGATCGCCGTCGAAGACAGCCTGCGCCAGGACTTCCAGGTGCCGTTTGTCAGCCTGATCCTGTTCAGCGACAACCCGATGCCGGTGGGTCGATGGGTCAGTGGCGGCGAAGCGCAAACCGCAATTGGCGGGCTGCTGTCTGAAGGCAAGACCATCAGCGGCACCTTGCGCGAGCACGAGCTGGACTTCCTGTTTGGCGCCGAGCAGCGCAAACAGATCGGCTCCACCGCCGTCGTCGCCCTCAGCCATCAAGGCTTGCACGGCGTGCTGGCCATCGCCAGCCGCGATCCACAGCACTATAAAAGCTCGGTGGGCACGCTGTTTTTGACCTACATCGCCGAAGTGTTGGGCCGCGTTTTGCCACGTTTCACCACCGCCCTGCGCGCGGTGCGCTAG
- the xerC gene encoding tyrosine recombinase XerC, translating into MERQLDAYCAHLRNERQVSPHTLEAYRRDLNKVLAYCEKQHISSWKALDIQSLRSLIARLHQAGQSSRSLSRLLSAVRGLYHYLNREGLCDHDPANGLSPPKGERRLPKTLDTDRALQLLDGAVEDDFLAHRDQAILELFYSSGLRLSELTGLNLDQLDLADGLVQVLGKGSKTRVLPVGRKAREALHLWLPLRQLANPADDAVFVSQQGRRLGPRAIQLRVKAAGERELGQNLHPHMLRHSFASHMLESSQDLRAVQELLGHSDIKTTQIYTHLDFQHLATVYDSAHPRAKRIKGGDS; encoded by the coding sequence ATGGAACGGCAACTGGACGCTTATTGCGCTCACCTGCGCAACGAGCGCCAGGTGTCGCCCCATACGCTGGAAGCGTATCGACGGGACCTGAACAAGGTCCTGGCGTATTGCGAAAAACAGCACATCAGCAGTTGGAAGGCCCTGGATATCCAGAGCCTGCGCAGCCTGATCGCACGCCTGCACCAGGCAGGCCAGTCGTCGCGCAGCCTGTCGCGCCTGTTGTCGGCAGTCCGCGGGCTGTATCACTACCTCAATCGTGAAGGCCTGTGCGACCACGACCCGGCCAATGGCCTGTCACCGCCCAAGGGCGAACGGCGCCTGCCCAAGACCCTGGACACCGACCGCGCCCTGCAACTGCTGGACGGTGCGGTCGAAGACGACTTTCTGGCCCACCGTGACCAGGCCATTCTTGAACTGTTTTATTCCTCGGGCCTGCGCCTGTCGGAACTGACCGGCCTGAACCTCGACCAGCTCGACCTCGCGGACGGCCTGGTGCAAGTGCTCGGCAAAGGCAGCAAGACGCGTGTGCTGCCGGTGGGCCGCAAGGCGCGAGAAGCCCTGCATCTGTGGCTGCCGTTGCGACAACTGGCCAACCCGGCAGACGACGCGGTGTTTGTCAGCCAGCAAGGCCGGCGCCTGGGGCCTCGGGCCATTCAACTGCGGGTCAAGGCCGCCGGTGAACGCGAGTTGGGGCAGAACCTGCACCCGCACATGCTGCGTCACTCGTTTGCCAGCCATATGCTCGAATCTTCCCAGGACCTGCGCGCGGTGCAAGAGCTGCTCGGCCACTCCGACATCAAGACCACGCAGATCTACACCCATCTGGATTTCCAACACCTGGCAACGGTGTACGACAGCGCCCATCCACGGGCCAAACGCATCAAGGGCGGCGACTCATGA
- a CDS encoding HAD family hydrolase — MSIKLITFDLDDTLWDNVPVIINAEASMREWLAVNAANVGDLPLEHFAKLRQTVLERHPELKYRISILRHRVLMHAFEEAGYPQPQATEMADVCYEAFIHARHQLTPFPEAEPMLQALRQHFLLGVITNGNADVQRVGLADYFHFALRAEDIGIAKPDARLFQEALQRGGVDAGQAVHIGDHPGDDIAGAQQAGLRAVWFNPTGKAWEADKKPDAEIRSLDELPPLLRSWNQH; from the coding sequence ATGAGTATCAAGCTGATCACCTTCGACCTGGACGACACACTCTGGGACAACGTACCCGTCATCATCAACGCCGAAGCGTCGATGCGTGAATGGCTGGCGGTGAACGCCGCCAACGTGGGTGACTTGCCACTGGAGCATTTCGCCAAGCTTCGCCAAACCGTGCTGGAGCGCCACCCGGAGCTGAAATACCGCATCAGCATTCTGCGCCACCGCGTGCTGATGCACGCTTTCGAAGAGGCCGGTTATCCACAGCCGCAGGCCACGGAAATGGCGGATGTGTGCTACGAGGCGTTCATTCACGCGCGCCACCAGCTCACACCGTTTCCGGAGGCCGAGCCCATGCTTCAAGCCTTGCGCCAGCATTTCCTGCTGGGCGTGATCACCAACGGCAACGCTGACGTGCAGCGCGTGGGCCTAGCCGACTACTTTCACTTTGCGTTGCGCGCCGAAGATATCGGCATCGCCAAACCGGATGCGCGACTGTTTCAGGAAGCGTTGCAGCGGGGCGGTGTGGATGCCGGTCAGGCCGTGCATATTGGTGATCATCCGGGTGATGACATTGCCGGCGCTCAGCAGGCGGGGTTGCGGGCGGTGTGGTTCAACCCGACGGGCAAGGCCTGGGAGGCGGACAAGAAGCCGGATGCGGAGATTCGAAGCCTGGACGAATTGCCGCCGTTGCTGCGCAGCTGGAATCAACACTAA
- the sutA gene encoding transcriptional regulator SutA has product MSDDDLENDELEVGDDDETEEGLEAAAEDVADDDGGDDAPVPAAKGKAKAAVSVDELPSVEAKNKERDALARAMEEFLAKGGKVQEVEANVVADPPKKPDNKYGSRPI; this is encoded by the coding sequence ATGAGCGACGATGATCTGGAAAACGACGAACTCGAAGTAGGTGACGACGACGAGACTGAAGAAGGTCTTGAGGCGGCGGCTGAAGACGTTGCTGACGACGACGGTGGCGATGATGCACCGGTCCCGGCGGCCAAAGGCAAAGCCAAGGCTGCGGTGTCGGTAGACGAACTGCCGAGCGTCGAAGCAAAGAACAAAGAGCGCGATGCGCTGGCCCGTGCGATGGAAGAGTTCCTCGCTAAAGGCGGCAAAGTGCAGGAAGTCGAGGCTAACGTGGTGGCAGATCCACCGAAGAAGCCGGATAACAAGTACGGCAGCCGACCTATCTGA